A region of Flavobacterium album DNA encodes the following proteins:
- a CDS encoding CocE/NonD family hydrolase: MAKYYLFLICTFIFISAFAQAPDIAKDNTIEYARIPLPDGDSLSAVIVISKTANNPLPAILMYSIYASEKNDLARAAIAANMGYAGVVVNTRGMNKSKSSVEPFKHDAEDAWHMLDWISKQKWCDGQIGMYGGSYVGFSQWAAAKSGHPALKTIVPQAAVGVGIDFPAHNGIFSVYSLKWLNNIMDAKMYEAKNFGGKSLHKAIDRWAGKGLAFRVIDSLAEGPNNVYREWLGNPSYNGYWQKMVPYKEEFAAINIPVLTTTGYYDADQLGALYYYKEHLKYNPSAEHYLIMGPYDHFGAQGMQGEKVLNYPLPEKARLNFYKVIFQWFDYVLKGKDKPDVLKDKVNYQVMGTEEWRSAPSLEQMGTATLKFYLSNEKAGIAYRLATSPPAATGGTTQKIDFKNNSEYGRSIYNNEIVTRKLRPGGIQFVSEPLAEGLIINGNMRGELHAIVNKKDMDIVMELFELTSGGDFISLSHFLGRASYTKDRATRHLLIPGATETIPFENSYLISKKINAGSRLVVVLGINKNQNSQVNYGTGKDVSDETREDAKEPLEVQWLNSSIISIPVLP; this comes from the coding sequence ATGGCCAAATATTACCTGTTCCTAATTTGTACTTTCATTTTCATCTCTGCCTTTGCACAGGCTCCGGACATAGCAAAGGACAATACTATAGAATATGCCCGGATCCCGCTGCCAGATGGTGACTCCCTTTCTGCGGTCATTGTTATCAGTAAAACTGCAAATAATCCACTTCCGGCGATACTTATGTATAGCATATATGCTTCAGAAAAAAACGATTTGGCCAGGGCTGCAATCGCTGCAAATATGGGATATGCAGGTGTTGTTGTGAATACACGCGGGATGAACAAAAGCAAAAGTTCAGTTGAGCCGTTTAAACATGATGCCGAAGATGCATGGCACATGCTGGACTGGATAAGCAAACAGAAATGGTGTGACGGGCAAATAGGAATGTATGGCGGCAGCTACGTGGGCTTCAGCCAGTGGGCGGCGGCTAAAAGCGGGCATCCTGCACTTAAGACAATTGTACCCCAGGCGGCAGTAGGTGTCGGTATCGATTTTCCGGCGCACAACGGTATCTTTTCGGTGTATTCGCTTAAGTGGCTCAACAACATTATGGACGCGAAAATGTATGAGGCTAAAAATTTCGGGGGAAAAAGCCTCCATAAAGCTATAGACCGATGGGCGGGCAAAGGGCTGGCCTTCCGTGTAATAGATTCGCTGGCCGAAGGTCCGAACAATGTGTATCGTGAATGGCTGGGGAATCCGTCTTATAACGGGTACTGGCAAAAGATGGTGCCGTATAAAGAAGAGTTTGCGGCCATCAACATCCCTGTCCTTACTACAACAGGTTATTATGATGCCGACCAGCTGGGAGCATTATATTATTACAAAGAACATTTGAAATATAATCCTTCTGCGGAGCATTATCTCATCATGGGGCCGTATGATCATTTCGGCGCACAGGGCATGCAAGGTGAAAAGGTGCTTAATTACCCATTGCCTGAAAAGGCGCGCCTGAACTTTTACAAGGTCATTTTTCAGTGGTTCGACTATGTGCTGAAGGGAAAAGACAAGCCTGATGTGCTCAAAGATAAAGTCAACTATCAGGTGATGGGCACCGAAGAATGGAGGTCGGCGCCCTCACTGGAACAAATGGGAACTGCAACGCTTAAATTTTATCTCAGCAATGAAAAAGCCGGTATAGCCTACAGGCTTGCTACAAGCCCTCCTGCCGCAACAGGTGGTACAACGCAGAAGATCGACTTTAAAAATAACTCTGAATACGGGAGAAGCATTTACAACAATGAGATCGTGACAAGGAAGCTAAGGCCCGGCGGCATCCAATTTGTATCTGAACCATTGGCAGAAGGACTTATTATTAATGGGAACATGAGAGGTGAGCTTCATGCCATTGTCAACAAAAAAGATATGGATATAGTAATGGAGCTGTTTGAGCTTACTTCCGGCGGCGATTTTATCAGCCTCTCGCATTTTCTGGGAAGGGCGAGCTATACCAAAGACAGGGCCACACGACATCTGCTTATCCCGGGCGCTACTGAAACCATCCCTTTTGAGAACTCTTACCTGATCTCTAAAAAAATCAACGCCGGCAGCCGCCTTGTGGTTGTCCTGGGCATAAACAAAAACCAAAATTCGCAGGTAAATTATGGCACCGGCAAAGATGTAAGCGATGAAACCAGGGAAGATGCGAAAGAGCCGCTCGAGGTGCAATGGCTGAACAGCAGCATTATCAGCATACCCGTATTACCATAG
- a CDS encoding carbonic anhydrase, whose protein sequence is MDIKKIFENNKAWVSLQLENDKSYFNKLSQGQSPAILYIGCSDSRVTAEEVMGLQPGEVFVHRNIANVVPNTDLNVMSVINYAVSVLKVGHVVVCGHYGCGGILAAMQNTDLGILNPWLRNIRDVYRLHRKELMGIADETRRYERLAELNVQEQCINVIKTAEVQKAIAERGLTVHGWIFDIHTGNLVDLAIDFNAITRNIVDIYRIDSAE, encoded by the coding sequence ATGGACATCAAAAAAATTTTTGAAAATAATAAAGCGTGGGTATCCCTGCAGCTTGAAAACGACAAAAGCTATTTTAACAAACTGTCTCAGGGACAATCCCCTGCCATACTGTATATTGGGTGTTCCGACAGCCGCGTTACAGCCGAAGAGGTGATGGGCCTTCAGCCGGGCGAAGTGTTCGTACACCGGAACATCGCCAATGTTGTCCCGAATACCGACCTCAACGTCATGTCGGTTATCAATTATGCCGTGAGCGTGCTCAAAGTAGGCCATGTGGTGGTGTGCGGGCATTATGGCTGTGGGGGTATCCTCGCCGCCATGCAGAATACCGACCTTGGCATACTCAATCCGTGGCTTCGCAACATCAGGGACGTGTACCGCCTGCATCGCAAGGAACTTATGGGAATTGCCGACGAAACCCGCCGCTACGAACGCCTTGCCGAGCTCAACGTACAGGAACAATGCATCAATGTGATCAAGACAGCCGAAGTGCAAAAGGCTATCGCCGAACGGGGGCTTACCGTACATGGCTGGATATTCGATATCCATACGGGAAATCTGGTAGACCTGGCTATTGACTTCAATGCTATTACAAGAAACATTGTTGACATATACAGAATCGACAGCGCAGAGTAA
- a CDS encoding zinc-ribbon domain-containing protein has product MNYIIGTNSTKTDVFPMQNVPCPACDSQSSLTAVRHARYFHILSIPFFPLGHFATVICSKCQKTFTDNQFTGPMHMILTEREIIFKNRWPAWHFLGVFVVGAFFFFVTCTINFIENVKKGGNAKVKENDLYATRYERDVKQLTNRPDKEADSIACRIKQYVDANVTDELDRFNFKYFTRVKDGRILVLMKVDDLDKVSDEGRKEFISLIEDALYESDYTADKGAYIGILDDFDTELVSTPTYEFTRAKPDPETELYEFYRDEIDTIIKDTIQ; this is encoded by the coding sequence GTGAATTATATAATTGGGACTAATTCCACCAAAACAGACGTATTCCCAATGCAGAATGTGCCGTGCCCTGCCTGTGACAGCCAAAGTTCCCTTACGGCTGTAAGGCATGCCAGGTACTTCCATATCCTGAGTATCCCATTTTTTCCGTTAGGCCATTTTGCAACAGTCATCTGCTCCAAATGCCAGAAGACATTTACCGATAACCAATTTACAGGCCCCATGCACATGATCCTCACAGAGCGGGAGATCATATTCAAAAACAGGTGGCCGGCGTGGCACTTTCTTGGTGTTTTTGTGGTGGGTGCATTCTTTTTCTTCGTAACCTGTACTATCAATTTCATTGAAAATGTAAAAAAGGGCGGTAATGCAAAAGTGAAAGAAAATGACCTGTATGCCACCAGATATGAAAGGGATGTAAAGCAGCTGACCAATCGCCCGGATAAAGAAGCCGACTCCATTGCCTGCAGGATAAAGCAGTATGTAGATGCTAATGTGACGGATGAACTGGACAGGTTTAATTTTAAATATTTTACACGGGTAAAAGACGGAAGGATACTTGTGCTGATGAAAGTAGACGATCTGGATAAAGTTTCCGATGAAGGCAGGAAGGAGTTTATATCATTGATCGAGGACGCGCTGTATGAATCAGATTATACTGCTGATAAAGGCGCTTACATAGGGATATTAGATGACTTTGATACCGAATTGGTAAGCACGCCGACCTACGAATTTACCAGGGCAAAGCCCGATCCTGAAACGGAATTGTATGAATTTTACAGGGACGAGATCGATACTATAATTAAGGATACGATTCAATAA
- a CDS encoding DUF4844 domain-containing protein, translating to MKKLCLILLITLCACGQAQIVNPPDIMDKFEKFKQKEKFTEDLQMHYPGVRDVKMRPVLSEKINQAADDFREIAKSPNPTDKKYQEKIKTGLDRFSGIYLDTEDRERVCSYFEELMDIVGLESSDGLLMDFMYK from the coding sequence ATGAAAAAACTCTGTTTGATTTTGTTAATTACACTTTGTGCCTGCGGGCAGGCTCAAATCGTTAACCCTCCAGATATTATGGACAAATTTGAAAAATTCAAACAAAAGGAAAAGTTTACCGAAGACCTTCAAATGCATTATCCAGGTGTAAGAGATGTGAAAATGAGGCCGGTGTTATCTGAAAAGATCAATCAGGCAGCTGATGACTTTAGAGAGATAGCAAAATCCCCAAACCCTACTGATAAAAAATATCAGGAGAAAATAAAGACAGGGCTCGACAGATTTTCGGGTATCTATTTGGATACTGAAGATCGTGAACGTGTATGTAGTTATTTCGAAGAACTTATGGATATTGTAGGTTTGGAAAGCTCCGATGGATTATTAATGGATTTTATGTATAAATAA
- the scpA gene encoding methylmalonyl-CoA mutase encodes MSRKNLQHIKLHGSPKPETRNTEQDNFVIAEGIAVKQNYTAEDIENLEHIAFGAGFAPNLRGPYATMYVRRPWTIRQYAGFSTAEESNAFYRRNLAAGQKGLSVAFDLATHRGYDSDHERVVGDVGKAGVAIDSVEDMKVLFDQIPLDEMSVSMTMNGAVLPIMAFYIVAAEEQGVKPELLSGTIQNDILKEFMVRNTYIYPPTPSMRIIADIFEYTSRKMPKFNSISISGYHMQEAGATADIELAYTLADGLEYIRTGLAAGMKIDDFAPRLSFFWAIGMNHFMEIAKMRAGRMLWAKLLKQFEPKDEKSLALRTHCQTSGWSLTEQDPFNNVARTCIEAAAAAFGGTQSLHTNALDEAIALPTDFSARIARNTQIFLQEETKITKTVDPWAGSYYIESLTDEIAKKAWALIEEVEELGGMTKAIEAGIPKLRIEEAAARKQARIDSGQDIIVGVNKYRLEKEDPLHILDVDNQMVRRQQLEQLAKIKASRDTKKVNECLANLTAAAKSGEGNLLELAVEAARHRATLGEISDALETVYGRYKAQIRSFSGVYSKEIKNDESFEKAKQLADEFAKLEGRRPRIMIAKMGQDGHDRGAKVVATGYADVGFDVDIGPLFQTPTEAAKQAVENDVHILGVSSLAAGHKTLVPQVIEELKKYGREDIMVIVGGVIPAQDYQYLFDSGAVAVFGPGTKISEAAIKILEVLIKGFEEL; translated from the coding sequence ATGTCCAGAAAAAACCTCCAACATATTAAGCTTCACGGAAGCCCGAAACCTGAAACACGGAACACGGAACAAGATAACTTTGTTATTGCCGAGGGCATTGCCGTAAAGCAAAACTACACCGCAGAAGACATCGAAAACCTGGAGCACATCGCCTTTGGGGCGGGTTTTGCGCCTAACCTGCGCGGGCCGTATGCTACTATGTATGTGCGCCGCCCGTGGACGATACGCCAGTATGCAGGTTTCTCGACTGCCGAAGAGAGCAACGCTTTTTACAGGCGAAACCTTGCCGCAGGGCAAAAAGGCCTGTCGGTAGCGTTCGACCTTGCTACGCACCGCGGTTACGACAGCGACCACGAGCGCGTGGTAGGCGATGTGGGCAAAGCGGGTGTGGCGATTGACAGCGTGGAAGATATGAAAGTGCTGTTCGACCAGATACCGCTGGATGAGATGTCGGTTTCCATGACCATGAATGGCGCAGTATTGCCCATCATGGCGTTTTATATCGTAGCTGCCGAAGAGCAGGGCGTGAAGCCGGAACTGCTTTCGGGGACGATACAGAACGATATCCTGAAGGAGTTCATGGTGCGCAACACCTACATCTACCCTCCTACTCCATCAATGCGGATCATTGCCGATATATTTGAATACACGAGCCGCAAAATGCCGAAATTCAACTCGATCAGCATCTCAGGCTATCACATGCAGGAAGCCGGGGCAACCGCCGATATCGAGTTGGCCTATACCCTTGCAGACGGTCTGGAATACATCCGTACCGGGCTGGCCGCAGGCATGAAGATCGACGATTTTGCACCCCGGCTGTCCTTCTTTTGGGCTATTGGCATGAACCATTTTATGGAGATCGCCAAGATGCGTGCAGGCCGTATGCTGTGGGCAAAACTTCTGAAACAATTCGAACCGAAAGACGAAAAATCGCTGGCACTGCGCACCCACTGCCAGACCAGCGGATGGAGCCTCACCGAGCAGGACCCATTCAACAATGTGGCACGCACCTGCATTGAAGCAGCCGCAGCAGCGTTCGGCGGGACACAGTCGTTGCATACCAATGCATTAGATGAAGCCATTGCGCTGCCAACCGATTTTTCGGCACGTATTGCGCGTAACACACAGATATTCCTTCAGGAAGAGACCAAAATAACAAAGACAGTCGACCCATGGGCAGGAAGCTACTATATCGAAAGCCTTACCGATGAGATCGCCAAAAAAGCATGGGCGCTTATCGAGGAAGTCGAAGAACTGGGCGGGATGACCAAAGCCATTGAGGCAGGCATACCGAAGCTTCGCATCGAGGAAGCAGCCGCACGCAAGCAGGCACGTATTGACAGCGGGCAGGACATCATTGTGGGCGTAAACAAATACCGCCTCGAAAAAGAAGACCCGCTCCATATCCTTGATGTAGATAACCAGATGGTGCGCCGCCAGCAATTGGAGCAGCTGGCAAAAATAAAGGCATCACGCGATACTAAAAAAGTAAATGAATGCCTGGCGAACCTTACTGCTGCTGCAAAAAGCGGCGAAGGCAACCTACTGGAACTGGCCGTGGAGGCCGCACGCCACAGGGCTACCCTGGGTGAGATAAGCGATGCGCTGGAAACGGTTTACGGAAGGTATAAAGCACAAATAAGATCATTTAGCGGAGTGTACAGCAAAGAAATAAAGAACGACGAAAGCTTTGAAAAAGCAAAACAGCTGGCGGATGAATTCGCGAAGCTGGAAGGCCGCCGCCCAAGGATAATGATTGCCAAAATGGGCCAGGACGGCCACGACCGCGGCGCCAAGGTAGTAGCTACAGGCTATGCAGATGTTGGTTTCGACGTGGACATTGGTCCGCTTTTCCAAACGCCGACAGAAGCAGCTAAGCAGGCTGTGGAGAATGACGTGCATATACTTGGCGTTTCCTCCTTAGCTGCAGGGCATAAAACCCTTGTGCCGCAGGTAATAGAAGAGCTGAAAAAATATGGGCGTGAAGATATTATGGTGATCGTGGGCGGGGTGATTCCTGCACAGGATTACCAATACCTCTTTGACTCCGGTGCCGTGGCGGTTTTCGGGCCGGGCACGAAGATCAGTGAGGCGGCGATTAAGATATTGGAGGTATTGATTAAGGGATTTGAAGAATTATGA
- a CDS encoding methylmalonyl-CoA mutase subunit beta: MSSSLFNDFDPVSSKQWKQQIQYELKGADYNETLVWESPDGIKVKPFYHTDEFNEPLASGGKATSFTICQNIFVHDVEKSAGRALSTLKRGAESIRFTIPDENIDVEKLVARLPVDVPIYFNLGFLSIDFVKKIDVIAKEKNATYYIQLDPIAQLAKDGNWFSHKEADLEALNTISIACPNVHFLGVDGSLYQNAGATIVQQVAYILGHANEYFNSIATINKPVIIQVAVGTNYFFEIAKLRALRLLFNLIAKEYDHNFECHIIATPTKRNKTLYDYNVNMLRTTTECMSAILGGADTVANLAYDALYHKDNEFGDRIARNQLLVLKHESYLDKVDNPADGAYYIEELTQQIAEKALALFKDIEANGGFLGQLKEGTIQRKIAESAAKEQELFDSGKEVLLGTNKYPNKNDRMSGDLELYPFVKANPRKTLIVPIIEKRLAEKMEQERLAMEEKAD; this comes from the coding sequence ATGAGCAGCAGCCTGTTTAACGATTTCGACCCGGTTTCTTCCAAACAGTGGAAACAGCAGATACAATATGAGCTTAAGGGAGCCGATTATAACGAAACACTGGTTTGGGAAAGCCCCGACGGTATTAAGGTAAAGCCTTTTTACCACACCGACGAATTCAATGAGCCGCTGGCCTCGGGCGGGAAAGCAACTTCCTTCACCATTTGCCAGAATATTTTTGTACACGATGTAGAGAAGTCGGCGGGGCGCGCTTTAAGTACGCTGAAACGAGGTGCCGAAAGCATACGATTTACCATTCCCGACGAAAATATCGATGTTGAAAAGCTGGTGGCGCGCCTTCCGGTAGACGTTCCTATTTACTTCAATTTAGGTTTCCTTTCAATCGATTTCGTAAAGAAGATTGATGTCATTGCCAAAGAGAAAAATGCTACCTATTACATTCAGCTTGACCCCATCGCCCAACTGGCAAAAGACGGAAACTGGTTTTCGCATAAGGAAGCCGACCTCGAAGCCCTTAATACTATTTCAATCGCCTGCCCTAATGTCCATTTTCTGGGCGTTGACGGCAGCCTGTACCAAAACGCAGGGGCCACTATAGTGCAGCAAGTCGCTTATATACTGGGACATGCCAACGAATATTTCAACAGCATTGCCACGATAAACAAGCCAGTTATCATACAGGTTGCTGTGGGTACCAATTACTTTTTCGAAATCGCCAAGCTGCGTGCGCTAAGGTTGCTTTTTAACCTGATCGCAAAAGAGTACGACCATAATTTCGAATGCCACATCATAGCCACACCTACAAAACGAAACAAAACGCTTTACGATTACAACGTAAATATGCTGCGCACTACTACCGAATGCATGAGCGCAATACTGGGCGGGGCCGATACTGTGGCGAACCTTGCCTATGACGCTTTGTACCATAAAGACAATGAGTTTGGCGACCGTATTGCGCGCAACCAGCTGTTGGTACTCAAGCACGAAAGCTATCTGGATAAGGTAGACAACCCTGCTGACGGCGCTTATTATATCGAAGAGCTTACGCAGCAGATTGCGGAAAAAGCGCTTGCATTATTTAAGGATATCGAAGCTAACGGTGGTTTTCTTGGACAATTGAAAGAAGGCACCATACAACGAAAGATAGCCGAAAGCGCCGCTAAAGAGCAGGAGCTTTTCGACAGCGGGAAAGAAGTGCTGCTGGGCACCAACAAATACCCGAACAAGAACGACAGGATGAGCGGCGACCTTGAGCTGTACCCGTTTGTAAAAGCCAATCCGAGGAAAACGCTTATCGTACCTATCATAGAAAAAAGGCTGGCAGAAAAGATGGAACAGGAAAGGCTGGCAATGGAAGAAAAAGCTGATTAG
- a CDS encoding FtsB family cell division protein yields the protein MNFFKKIFIKYPFLKFLGNRYVLVIIFVSIWMLFLDNYSYFDKRVLDKKIDDLEDNKQYYLNEKRKDSAAIKQLNNPDQTEKYAREKYYMKRENEDIYIIEFEGDTLEEESTKSL from the coding sequence GTGAATTTTTTCAAAAAAATATTTATCAAATATCCGTTCCTTAAATTCTTAGGGAACAGATATGTGTTGGTTATTATTTTTGTGAGTATATGGATGCTTTTCCTTGACAATTACTCCTATTTTGACAAAAGGGTGCTTGACAAAAAGATTGATGACCTGGAAGATAACAAGCAATATTACCTCAATGAAAAAAGAAAAGACAGCGCCGCGATAAAGCAGCTGAACAACCCTGACCAGACTGAAAAATATGCACGTGAAAAATACTACATGAAGCGTGAGAATGAGGATATTTACATTATTGAATTCGAAGGGGACACCCTTGAGGAGGAAAGCACAAAATCACTTTAA
- the udk gene encoding uridine kinase: MLIIGIAGGTGSGKTTVVHQIMNELPLTEVGIISQDHYYRETTNLSYEDRAKINFDHPRAIDFDLLTEHLKQLKAGNVIEQPVYSFVTHNRTDDTILTHPRKVMIVEGILILSDPKLRELFDIKVFVHADPDERLIRRLKRDIAERGRDMDEVLNRYQNTLKPMHEQFIEPTKAYADIIIPNDRYNTVAIDVVRAVINQRIL, translated from the coding sequence ATGCTTATCATCGGAATTGCCGGCGGGACCGGAAGTGGGAAAACCACCGTTGTACACCAAATCATGAACGAGTTGCCACTTACAGAAGTGGGCATCATCAGCCAGGACCACTACTACCGCGAAACAACCAACCTTAGCTATGAAGACCGCGCAAAGATCAATTTTGACCATCCACGCGCCATTGATTTTGACCTCCTGACCGAACATCTTAAACAGCTCAAGGCAGGAAATGTGATCGAGCAGCCTGTATATTCATTCGTAACCCATAACAGGACGGACGATACGATACTAACCCATCCGAGAAAGGTAATGATCGTGGAAGGCATCCTTATACTATCGGATCCTAAGCTTCGCGAATTGTTTGATATAAAAGTGTTTGTACATGCCGACCCGGACGAAAGGCTTATACGCCGCCTGAAGCGCGACATTGCCGAAAGGGGCCGTGACATGGACGAGGTGCTTAACCGTTACCAGAATACACTCAAGCCTATGCACGAGCAGTTTATCGAACCCACAAAAGCGTATGCCGACATCATCATCCCTAACGACCGTTATAACACGGTAGCGATTGATGTGGTGAGGGCGGTGATAAATCAGAGGATTCTTTAA